A segment of the Bdellovibrio bacteriovorus genome:
TTCACCATGGCACACTCTAAAAGCTCATTCCAGTCTTTCTCTCGCCTTTTTTCCTACACCAAGAAACACCGTCGTGACTTCTATTTGGGAAGTCTGTTTTCTTTCCTGAATAAAACTTTCGACATCGCACCGGAAATTTTAATCGGTATCGCGATTGATGTCGTCGCCAACCAGGAAAAATCCTTCCTGGCCAAATGGGGTGTGGAAGACCCGGGACATCAGTTGATTCTTCTTTCGGTTCTGACTTTGCTGATCTGGATGTGCGAATCCCTGTTTGAATATCTGTTGCTGCTAAAATGGCGCGGCCTTGCCCAGTCCCTGCAGCACGAATTCCGCACGGAAGCCTATGATCATCTGCAAAGACTGGACATGTCCTTCTTTGAAGATCGCAGCACCGGCGGTCTGGTTTCAATCCTGAACGATGACATCAATCAACTGGAGCGCTTCCTCAACGGCGGCATGAACAGTCTGATTCAGGTCTTTACGTCTGTGGTTTTGATCGGGGCTGTGTTCTTTGTACTGGCACCAAGCATTGCCATCTTCGCCTTCCTGCCGATTCCGGTGATTTTGTGGGGCGCCTTCTATTTCCAGAAACGCGCGGCCCCCCTGTATTTGGATGTCCGTGAAAAAGCGGGTCAGATTGGATCTCGTCTGGCGAACAACATTTCCGGCATGGCGACCATTCGCAGCTTTACCTCAGAGTTGTTGGAATCCCAAAAAGTTGCCAATGACAGTATGACTTATCTTCAGTCCAACAAAGAAGCGATCAAGGTTTCTTCGGCGTTCAATCCGCTGATTCGTATGGCCGTTTTGATGGGCTTTATTGCCACCTTCGTTATGGGCGGACAGATGGCTCTGCGCGGGGATCTGAACGTGGGGTTCTATGGAGTGCTGGTGTTCCTGACCCAGCGTCTGCTATGGCCGCTGACGGGCCTTGCCGACACTGTGGATTTGTTTGAACGTGCGATGGCTTCCGCGGACCGTGTTTTGGATCTGATCAAAACCCCGGTGAATCTTGAATCAAGCAAGTCCCCTCGTGAATTTGATCACAGCAAAGGCATCGAGTTTTCACATCTTGATTTCGCCTATAGCAACGGCGTTCCTGTACTAAAAGACGTGAACATACAGGTGCCAGCAGGAAAAACCGTGGCGATTGTGGGTCCGACAGGATCCGGCAAATCCACAGTCACAAAGCTGCTCTTGGGGTTCTATAAGCCGTCAGCAGGGAAAATCCTGTTCGGCGGTCAAAACACCGCCGACTGTGATCCGAAAGATCTGCGCTCCCAGATCGGCCTGGTCAGCCAGGATGTGTTCCTGTTCCATGGAACCATTTATGACAACATCGCCTATGGCAGCCCGGGGGCCTCGCGAGAAGCCGTTCTTGCCGCTGCCCAAAAAGCCCACGCCATGGAGTTTATTGAAAAGCTTCCGGAAGGTCTGGATACCGTGATTGGCGAGCGCGGGCAAAAACTGTCCGGCGGTCAGCGCCAGCGTATTTCCATTGCCCGTGTAATTTTGAAAAATCCGCCAGTTCTGATTTTGGATGAAGCCACTTCGGCCGTGGACAATGAAACTGAGGCGGTTATTCAGGCTTCGCTGGCAGAGGCCACAAAGGGACGAACGACCATCGTGATCGCGCACCGCCTGTCCACCGTCACTCAGGCTGACAACATCTATGTTGTCGCCCAGGGTGGCGTGGTGGAAAGCGGCACTCATCAGGAGCTCTTGCAAAGCCGCAAAATGTACTTCC
Coding sequences within it:
- a CDS encoding ABC transporter ATP-binding protein produces the protein MAHSKSSFQSFSRLFSYTKKHRRDFYLGSLFSFLNKTFDIAPEILIGIAIDVVANQEKSFLAKWGVEDPGHQLILLSVLTLLIWMCESLFEYLLLLKWRGLAQSLQHEFRTEAYDHLQRLDMSFFEDRSTGGLVSILNDDINQLERFLNGGMNSLIQVFTSVVLIGAVFFVLAPSIAIFAFLPIPVILWGAFYFQKRAAPLYLDVREKAGQIGSRLANNISGMATIRSFTSELLESQKVANDSMTYLQSNKEAIKVSSAFNPLIRMAVLMGFIATFVMGGQMALRGDLNVGFYGVLVFLTQRLLWPLTGLADTVDLFERAMASADRVLDLIKTPVNLESSKSPREFDHSKGIEFSHLDFAYSNGVPVLKDVNIQVPAGKTVAIVGPTGSGKSTVTKLLLGFYKPSAGKILFGGQNTADCDPKDLRSQIGLVSQDVFLFHGTIYDNIAYGSPGASREAVLAAAQKAHAMEFIEKLPEGLDTVIGERGQKLSGGQRQRISIARVILKNPPVLILDEATSAVDNETEAVIQASLAEATKGRTTIVIAHRLSTVTQADNIYVVAQGGVVESGTHQELLQSRKMYFQLWNAPL